A section of the Lynx canadensis isolate LIC74 chromosome A1, mLynCan4.pri.v2, whole genome shotgun sequence genome encodes:
- the PURA gene encoding transcriptional activator protein Pur-alpha, whose amino-acid sequence MADRDSGSEQGGAALGSGGSLGHPGSGSGSGGGGGGGGGGGGSGGGGGGAPGGLQHETQELASKRVDIQNKRFYLDVKQNAKGRFLKIAEVGAGGNKSRLTLSMSVAVEFRDYLGDFIEHYAQLGPSQPPDLAQAQDEPRRALKSEFLVRENRKYYMDLKENQRGRFLRIRQTVNRGPGLGSTQGQTIALPAQGLIEFRDALAKLIDDYGVEEEPAELPEGTSLTVDNKRFFFDVGSNKYGVFMRVSEVKPTYRNSITVPYKVWAKFGHTFCKYSEEMKKIQEKQREKRAACEQLHQQQQQQQEETAAATLLLQGEEEGEED is encoded by the coding sequence ATGGCGGACCGAGACAGCGGCAGCGAGCAGGGTGGTGCGGCGCTGGGCTCGGGCGGCTCCCTGGGGCACCCaggctcgggctcgggctccgGCGGGGGCGGTggtggcggcgggggcggcggcggcagtggcggcggcggcggaggggcCCCGGGGGGGCTGCAGCACGAGACGCAGGAGCTGGCCTCCAAGCGGGTGGACATCCAGAACAAGCGCTTCTACCTGGACGTGAAGCAGAACGCCAAGGGCCGCTTCCTGAAGATCGCTGAGGTGGGCGCGGGCGGCAACAAGAGCCGCCTCACTCTCTCCATGTCAGTGGCCGTGGAGTTCCGCGACTACCTGGGCGACTTCATCGAGCACTACGCGCAGCTGGGCCCCAGCCAGCCGCCGGACCTGGCCCAGGCGCAGGACGAGCCGCGCCGGGCGCTCAAGAGCGAGTTCCTGGTGCGCGAGAACCGCAAGTACTACATGGATCTCAAGGAGAACCAGCGCGGCCGCTTCCTGCGCATCCGCCAGACGGTCAACCGGGGGCCCGGCCTGGGCTCCACGCAGGGCCAGACCATTGCGCTGCCCGCACAGGGGCTCATCGAGTTCCGCGACGCTCTGGCCAAGCTCATCGATGACTACGGAGTGGAGGAGGAGCCGGCCGAGCTGCCCGAGGGCACCTCCTTGACTGTGGACAACAAGCGCTTCTTCTTCGATGTGGGCTCCAACAAGTACGGCGTGTTTATGCGAGTGAGCGAGGTGAAGCCCACTTACCGCAACTCCATCACCGTGCCCTACAAGGTGTGGGCCAAGTTCGGACACACCTTCTGCAAGTACTCGGAGGAGATGAAGAAGATtcaagagaaacagagggagaagcGAGCTGCCTGTGAGCAGctccaccagcagcagcagcaacagcaggagGAGACCGCCGCTGCCACCCTGTTGCTGCAGGgtgaagaagaaggggaagaagattGA
- the LOC115516686 gene encoding IgA-inducing protein homolog, translated as MCSYYHMKKRSVSGCNITILAVMFSHLSAGNSPCGNQANVLCISRLEFVQYQS; from the coding sequence atgtgcagttatTATCACATGAAGAAGCGCAGTGTGTCGGGCTGTAATATAACCATACTTGCTGTCATGTTCTCCCATCTCAGTGCTGGGAACTCACCATGTGGAAACCAAGCAAATGTGTTGTGCATCAGCCGGCTTGAGTTTGTTCAATATCAAAGCTGA